A portion of the Bombina bombina isolate aBomBom1 unplaced genomic scaffold, aBomBom1.pri scaffold_2772, whole genome shotgun sequence genome contains these proteins:
- the LOC128643938 gene encoding putative uncharacterized protein DDB_G0271982, producing RERESKSEREERERERERERGRERESEEESERAR from the exons cgagagcgcgagagcaagagcgagagggaggagcgagagagagagaga gagagagagagaggaagagagcgagagagcgaggaagagagcgagagagcgagg
- the LOC128643937 gene encoding RNA-binding protein 25-like, translated as RREREERERERRERARERGERGESEREGRARERARE; from the exons aggagagagagagaagagagagagcgagagaggagagagagagcgagagagagagga gagagaggggagagcgagagagaggggagagcgagagagagagcgagagag